The region tatttaaatatttagtaATATATGATTGAATTATATGCAAAAAAGCATTCAAGCACCTTAGTCATATGTGACTAAAGTTTAGTCATACCAATCGAGACATTTTTGCAACTTCACACACGAATCTTTATAACTTTAATGTCATATATCTGAAGTTATTCTAGAAGTAGATAAACTTGCAAGCAAATTCAACCTCCAACTGTAACTTAAACAGTGATCTTAAACAGTGATCTCAAAATCGGATATTTGTACACTTGATTCCCCAACCAAATACCAACCTGCTCACATGAGTTTAACAAATCAATCGATTAATGTCAGGTCCAATCGTATTTCGAAGAAAATCTTCACGCTATGCTGCAATTAAATAGTAAAGTTAGGTCCAATCAAATTGTTGAACCTAACCTCTAAGTTTGAGACGACGACTGATCTTGTCACTATTTAATTTATAGTATATCCACAGGATTACCTAGATAGCAAAGAAGGTCACAAGAAGATGACACGTAACTAAAAATTGTTGATGAGTCATGAGTTCACACAGTATTATTGACTGCATCTGCATGCAAATTGCTGAGGAAAtatcaaaaaacaaaatcaGAGTAATCAACTCATCACTCGGCACTAGGCACAAAGCTATCATTTCTTTCCCAATTTCGAGGAGTATCCTCCTCCCATTTCTCTCTTTCTTACTTCATTGAGAAGGTCAATGGTcacttttgtgaaaatatacAAAACTATAAATATCGAGTACTAAGGTTAACAAAAGAGGTAGTACGTATTAAGAATGTTAATGTGCTTGAGTTAAAGTTAGAATTTGAACGGATCAAACATTATAATGAGGATCTCATATAGGTTTTTGTAGCACTGACCTCTAAAGAAACTTTTATGAGCTTCTAAATTAGCTTTCCCTTCTTAACCGGTACTCTAATTGAGCTTCTAAAATATCTTTCACTGCTTAACCGGTACTCTAATTAATCTTATATATGCAACCCGCTATGTGAAAAATAATTGCAATAGCTAATGATATagcagaagaaaaaaaaatgccaatatgaagatcttCATTAATACGTAAATTGGTTGTGTTTGAGAGATAATATTATTCTCGATTGTTATCGTTGTTTTCTCTTGATAAGAATTATAACTTTtacattttatttagttttcattgaatatttttacatgtcaAGGGCCTCCTATTGAGACTTACATCAGCTTTGCCAAAATGGAGTTGCACGTAATTTTACAGCACCAAATTTTTTGTAACATGCCATTTTAATTAAACGTACTATACTTGCAAGTTTTTATCTATTTTCCCACAAACTGTACCAGTATTATTAATTCAACAAGATAGACAAATTACTCTTGTCATCGTCCATAGAGTAATGAACAAACCGAGCTATATTGCTAAATTTTAACCATTTTTATATTCAGAAAAATTACCTTATCCCCTCAGCTAGCTACATTATAGTATATGCAAGCTGTTGACAACTCTCTTGTTTTCAGATGGCATTCATTGAACCACCCTTTCTGGACACAATTTTGTCTCTTCCATTCTCATTCCTCTATAAAAGGGCAATTATTTCATTCCACTTTCAATTCTCTAAAAAGTATCCATCCTCAttctactactaataataatggCTTCTTTGGCTTCCTTTAGTATTAGACTTAGTTTGCTAGTAGTACTTATAAGTTGTTTGATTGTTGAATATTCTGCTAGTGATCTTAATCAAGATTTTGATATCACATGGGGGAATGGCAGGGGAAACATATTAAATAATGGGGATATTCTTACTCTTACACTTGATAATACTTCAGGCTCTGGTTTTGAATCAAAGAGGGAATACttgtttggaaaaattgatATGCAAATCAAATTGGTCCCTGGAAATTCTGCTGGCACTGTCACTGCTTACTATGTAATTTTTGTTGttacaaaaattttttttttttcaagaaaattagttatttatgttatttgttatgtttgtgatgttgtttttttttttcaaattagttGTCATCACAAGGATCAAGCCATGATGAGATAGATTTTGAGTTTCTTGGGAATTTGACTGGGGAGCCATACACAGTTCATACAAATGTGTTTACACAAGGCAAAGGTGATCGAGAGCAACAGTTTCACTTGTGGTTTGATCCTACTGCTGATTTTCATACATACTCTGTCCTTTGGAATCCACAGACTATTGTGTAAGTGTCAAATAGGAGTAACTGTGTAAGAAATTCTCTTAGAAAGCGTGTTCTTTACTCCTCCGCCTCATAATAAGCGTCACATAAGTTAAAAACACggatattaaaaaattaataatgcaatgtgaagtttactaaattacccttatataataaaaataaattattttttcttttgattagagcatgtACAAGTAGTAATCCTTTTGACATTGGAATTCAACAACACCAAGTTATTACGTGGCTTTTCCAATAATCATTTAGAAGTTACTTTAACTTGTCTATTTTTGTCTAAGgatagaattgaaaaaaactagtcaatttacGTCTTGATTTCCTAAAACTACACTTATTATGGGCCAAATAGTTTTAGCTAAGATGACATTTATAATGGGAAGGAAGGAATATAATGGACCATAATTAAAATACACTATTAATGTAAGTAAGATCACCAGCAGAATATTCAACAACCATAAAACGTATAAGTACTACTAGCAAACTGTGTTAAATAATACATCCAATAGAAAACTTAGGCGCACGTCTGAACATGTTATTTTTCTTCAGTTAttttttttgtcccaaaaaaattgtttattataCATTGCAgatattttttcttcaacttgaaGTTCACTAGTTTTAACcggttttcaaataaaaaaagggtTCCTACAAATGTACTCATCAAGTGAAATTTATATGTATTTCTAAACTCTAGACACAACTTTGATTTTCAAATGCTTTTTTTAACTGAACTTCAGGTACTTCTCCTTTTCAAACATTACTAAATTCATGTCGAAACGTCTATGTGGTTTCTTTATATATTATGGTTTCCTTTCCTATATAGTGTCGCCATCTTCATTAAGGCtaaattttgatattatttaacTTATTTATACTGACGTCATATTTTTACATCGATagtgtattttaattttagCAGGTAATATGTACTCACTCTGTCCTACTTGAACACGTTATGtaatacacttttctttttagtctgtccgaaaaagaatgatatattattatatttaaaaataatttaacttaaaactttcccttttacccttagtaaaatgattttcagacaaatatttatgctttgttttagaccataagtttcaaaagtcttcagttctttcttaaactccgagcctaatcaaattatatcacatatattgagtcggagggagtagtactttttatatataattttgtttttagaGATATATATGTTACTGTAATTATCtttttgatgatttgatctTAAAAAATTTCAGATTCTCAGTGGACAATGTACCAAtaagagaattcaagaacaTGGAAGACAGAGGCGTGGCATTCCCAAAATCTCAACCAATGAAACTTTACTCAAGTCTTTGGAATGCTGATGAATGGGCCACAAGGGGTGGGCTTATCAAGACTGATTGGGCCCAAGCCCCATTCATTGCCTCTTACAGAAATTTCAATGCCAATATTTGCAATACTTCTTCCAATAATAGTTCTTGCAAATTTTTAGGAGTAGCAAATTTGGATCCTGTGagtaaagaaaaattgaaaagggTGCAGCAAAAATACATGATATATAATTATTGTACTGATACTAAGAGATTTCCTCAAGGGTTTCCTCCAGAGTGTAGTGCCACTTAATTATTAGTAATATGTAGGAATTATAAGTAGAAAATAAGTCTATATTAATAGCCTCCTCtatttttgtctctttttttctctccataATTTATGTTGTGGCCTAATTGGTAAGGTGGGGAGTGTTGCAATATTTCTATGTATGGTTTTTaatattggaagttgaaagtgTTATGTGCGTATGTTTAATTATTGTTACGTGTTAGTAGTAATAATGGAGGTAAAAGTGTTCGTCCGCATTGACCTtttttacgttttttttttcctttctgttTTTTGATTAATCTTATGTTTCTTATTGTTCAATCTTTTATCCTCATCAGCTATATATCTTTGCAAGAAGCTAAACCAAAACACTATAAGCAGCACAGCATTCTAAGTGCTCTTGTCCTTTAAATATTTGATGTGTTATATGCAACTTGTTCTATAATTGTATCTGTGCCGACTTTTAAGTCTTTGAGGGTGCTAAATTTGACGTGTCGTCCTAAAAAATATCATAGGTCACGGATTTGCAATATAAGAACAATTAactaaggagccgtttggacatagTTTGAAACcctcaaaccatggtttcagaTCATGTTTGGATATATAATTTGGAtaacttaagttgtattttctcttatagacataaaactCCAAACTCCTACAAGttgtaaaaactatcaaaacattctcaattcttatacaatcttatcaaatgagcaagtcatagttcataacaaaattaatacgttaTTAGAAGGCCtcttctaaaaaatacaacatcaattgatcaaattttagttcaataaaaacgaaaatttaacatgaatagtaatttaactactctttaatataatcctcccacattgtagacataaataaaggttggtgaaagttaatgaggttgtaaatggttggtgggagtaattgttaaaaatatttactaatttatgatttttttttttttatataaaatataaacttatgggtcaatttttatatttaaaatttttgaaaccatggtttgaaatcccaaatcatgtctttttagatgatttggggtttcaaaccatgatttaaaatcatgaaatgaaatgcataTCCAAACGCcggtttcatctcatggtttcaaaccgcatgtccaaacgcctactaagataTGTATGAATGTAACACAACATTTGATGCCGCAGTGAATTCATTGAGGGGATTGATGCCCACGTTAAAATACACTCCTAACTACGTGCGAGCCTAGTTATTTTTAAGAGTctctacattttttttataataaggAATACTAAGATTTGAATTGAGGACTACTTTTTGTGCTAATGACTTGCTAATTTATCTAATGCCTATGGATCatatatatttgaagttgttATTGTATTTATGAAGGAGTGAACAAATGTGAAGGAGTGAACAAATGTAAAAGTcaagaattgttatgaaataatATTGAAAGTACACGCCAACAAAAGAGGTAGTCAAAGAAGCTGGGAGAGAGATTTTATTGCTATTTCAATTGATGTATATACAAATGAACTGAATTAACTTCTTatttaaagaagaaaagaagcagCTGCGAGGCTTTTCAGGAAGCTGCTACGAGGCTTTTCAGAAGCCACTGACAGGCTGCTTGCTTGAGCTACTTGCAAACTACCTGCTTGAGCTACTCGCAAGCTGCCTGCTTGATCCCAAGCCTGAGGAAGTTGCTGCAGGGCTTTTCAGGGAGCTGCTTGCAAACCTGCCTGCAATTGCAAACTTCCTGCTTGATTGCAAGGTTATCCAATTGCAAGCTTATCCAGAAAATCGTGTATTTGAATGGACTTCCATAATACGGTGTATTTATAACAAGAATATCCTTCTTTGGAAAGGTTACATATAATAAATCTTCGACGAACATGGTAAAATATACATGTATCTTTATAAGTTATTATGAAATAGTATTATATGCACATTTAAAactacggaaaagggccaaaattatccctgaactttgggaaatagttcatccataccaTTCGTTATATtatagggccaattatacccttatcgTTATACTATGGTCTAGATATACCCTTATGTTAAACGGCCTGCCACGTGGCATCACCAACATCATCCCGACACCCAAAATTATATGCCCAACCCATTTTCCCCCCCaaaataattctctctctctctctctctctctctctctctctctctctcacacaccaACTTAACCCAACACGACACGGATATACTCTTGTATTTTCAGTTTTTGTTCTTTATCTGTCCGAAATTAGTGTTATTTGGTACGGAGcacaaaagaaaatcataatttttAGTACGGAGATGCATGAACTCTGATGGTGATTTAAAACTAGTGTATTAGGAGATCCAATCAATCATGTTGCTGCTGGAGCTAATTTAAACAAACTAAAGCAGAAGTCAAATGAGAAATACAAAATAGATAAGCAACCATTACAACAAAGAAGTCTGTAATCTTACGTAGGGAACCAATCAAGTTGAAGCCTATGATAGAGTATTGCTATGTGTCCCTAATCTACCATACTTGAACTTAAAAGGTTTCTTCATGTCTGAAACTTAAAAAAAGATGTAATTGAAGAAGAGACAAGTATCTGAGTCATGTAGAAGGTTCCTTATAATTTATCTGTTACTGATGCTATAATATTATTGTAGTCttgatattaaatttttttaattttgttttaaggttTGTTGTGGATTGTTGGGTCTGAATTTGTTGCATGTTAGTGTTTTGAAATCTGGGGTTTTGCTTTTCAGTGAATTCAAGGCTTACAATGTCCGAAATTAGTTGCAATTCAACGAAGTACTGTCATTGTGGTGAAATTAATcgttttttcattttgaaaatACCTTCAAATCCTGGTAGGAAATTCTGTAAGTGTCCTAAACCTAAGGTCAGTGTTATTATTGAATTATTTGTGCAGATTTTTAGTTTGTTGTTTCATTCAAGTGTTGATCATTTTTTCGTATTTTTATTGGTTTGGACAGGCTAAAAATTGTGGTTTTTGGGAGTGGCCAGATAATTTTTCGGACAATACTTTGTCGGAAATAAGTGATTTGAAGGGTAAATTGGAAGTGGCTACTGTGAAAATTGACAATTTAAGAGAGTCGTTGGATGCGATTAGGCTTGAAAGAgacaacttgaagaaaaaggtggATAACTTGGAGGCTATAAACAACTCTCAAGTGAATAAATCAAGGAAATTGGAAGAGaagatattgaagttgaagatgttgtttatgatttcattggctGTATTAGTTGGATTTTTTTGTTGCTAATTTGGGATGAATAATGCTTGGTCTAGTAGTAGAAGTGAAAGGCTTGTTTAGGTAGATGATGATGCTTGTTTTGGCAGATGATGATGTTTAGGAGTAGAATTGTTTGTTTAGGAGTTGAAGTGTTGGTTTGTAAGCTCATTTCTCAGTTATTAAACTACGCTAAATTATATGTTGCCTAGTTCAGTGACAAGTTTTGAAACTAATTCAAGATATAAGAGAGCAGTGATTTTTCAAGAGTCTAACTTTAGGCTAACTTGGTAACTAACCTCTTGCAAATGCAGATATGCTGCAATTTTTTACATGAATATTGTCAATATATCCTGCTGATTACTGTGGTTTCAAAAAACTGCACATTTCAACTACACCATAGATATGCTAAAGAGCAGTCCCAATTTAAACATTTTTTGCCAGCTTCTGCGTAGTTTAAATCTCTTACCAACAATCCCAATTAACAATTTTTTGCACATAACCAACACAGTTTCTACACAATTTTACCACCAAATTCTGCACATTTCAACACAGTTTTGCATACTTTCTGCGATCTCAATTCACCACACTTAATACACATTTCAACTGCACAACTGCAGTTTCTGCACATCACAACTGCATATTTCAACTCACCAACACAACTAGACATTCATCAACATTTCAGTCAAACTAATCATAATTCAATTCACCAAAACAACTGGACATTTCATACACCATAAATATGCTAAAGAAACTGTCAACGCAACACAAAATAAGCCAATAGTTGTATGGGTGCCACGCTATAACACCAAAAACTAATACACCCTAAGTAATAATGTGGCATCCATTTAG is a window of Lycium ferocissimum isolate CSIRO_LF1 chromosome 12, AGI_CSIRO_Lferr_CH_V1, whole genome shotgun sequence DNA encoding:
- the LOC132040798 gene encoding probable xyloglucan endotransglucosylase/hydrolase protein 25 — protein: MASLASFSIRLSLLVVLISCLIVEYSASDLNQDFDITWGNGRGNILNNGDILTLTLDNTSGSGFESKREYLFGKIDMQIKLVPGNSAGTVTAYYLSSQGSSHDEIDFEFLGNLTGEPYTVHTNVFTQGKGDREQQFHLWFDPTADFHTYSVLWNPQTIVFSVDNVPIREFKNMEDRGVAFPKSQPMKLYSSLWNADEWATRGGLIKTDWAQAPFIASYRNFNANICNTSSNNSSCKFLGVANLDPVSKEKLKRVQQKYMIYNYCTDTKRFPQGFPPECSAT
- the LOC132039660 gene encoding uncharacterized protein LOC132039660 — translated: MSEISCNSTKYCHCGEINRFFILKIPSNPGRKFCKCPKPKAKNCGFWEWPDNFSDNTLSEISDLKGKLEVATVKIDNLRESLDAIRLERDNLKKKVDNLEAINNSQVNKSRKLEEKILKLKMLFMISLAVLVGFFCC